In Juglans regia cultivar Chandler chromosome 5, Walnut 2.0, whole genome shotgun sequence, the following are encoded in one genomic region:
- the LOC109015092 gene encoding probable xyloglucan endotransglucosylase/hydrolase protein 32 yields the protein MSLFATMPSHSSYLFMARPLWFLSLCFMISSSSAQGPPSPGYYPSSKINSISFLQGFRNLWGPQHQRADQGSIALSLDSSSGSGFKSLHPYRSGYFGAAIKLQPGYTAGVITSFYLSNNEDFPGNHDEIDIEFLGTTTDKPYTLQTNVYITGSGDSNIIGREMRFHLWFDPTQDYHRYAVLWGPSEIIFLVDDVPIRRYPRKSDSTFPLRPMHVYGSIWDASSWATEDGKYKADYHYQPFIGRYKDFKLGGCAADGYSSCPPPSASPYSSGGLSQQQYSAMAWVQGNYMVYNYCRDPKRDHTLTPEC from the exons ATGTCTCTGTTTGCCACAATGCCATCTCATTCCTCCTATCTCTTCATGGCTCGGCCTCTATGGTTTCTTAGTTTATGTTTCATGATTTCTTCAAGTAGTGCTCAGGGTCCACCTTCACCTGGCTACTACCCAAGTTCCAAAATCAATTCTATAAGCTTCCTTCAAGGCTTTAGAAACCTCTGGGGTCCTCAGCATCAGAGAGCTGACCAGGGCTCAATAGCACTCTCGCTTGATAGTAGCTCAG GAAGTGGTTTCAAGTCACTGCATCCATATCGGTCTGGGTATTTTGGTGCTGCCATCAAGCTTCAACCTGGTTATACTGCTGGGGTCATTACTTCATTTTAT CTTTCAAACAACGAAGACTTCCCTGGGAACCATGATGAAATCGATATTGAGTTCCTTGGAACCACAACAGATAAGCCATATACTTTGCAGACGAATGTATATATCACAGGAAGTGGAGACAGCAATATTATTGGAAGAGAGATGAGGTTTCATCTCTGGTTTGATCCAACCCAAGATTATCACAGATATGCTGTACTTTGGGGACCCAGTGAGATAAT ATTCCTAGTGGATGATGTGCCAATCAGGAGGTATCCAAGAAAAAGCGATTCCACATTTCCACTAAGACCAATGCATGTGTACGGATCGATTTGGGATGCATCATCCTGGGCAACTGAGGACGGAAAATACAAAGCCGATTATCACTACCAACCCTTCATTGGAAGGTACAAAGATTTCAAGCTAGGCGGTTGTGCCGCTGATGGGTATTCATCGTGCCCTCCACCGTCTGCTTCGCCGTATAGCTCCGGCGGCCTGAGCCAACAGCAGTACTCGGCCATGGCATGGGTCCAGGGGAACTACATGGTTTACAACTATTGTCGGGATCCAAAGAGGGACCACACCCTCACACCCGAGTGTTAG